From Lucilia cuprina isolate Lc7/37 chromosome 4, ASM2204524v1, whole genome shotgun sequence:
TTAGTGAATGTTGTAGATAATACTTATTAATGTATTATGAAGTAAAAATCTTTATCCAACTTGATTTTTCTTCCAAATAAATCATCatcttacaaaaagaaaaaatcattgGACATTAAGATGATGATGTACGtctaaaactaaacattttataaagaaaacctttgttttaattatttaatgaagaaaatttttctaaaaatattttaaaatacttgtaTCGATCAAACAAAAGCCTAAGagttggaaatattttttattatttttattttatactggcAGAATATAAGGATGttaaaaattacacaattttttttaatgagaaatttttgaacggcgtttttacatcttttgatcataacaaagtaaaataaaaataatacaagatATTTTAGCagaagtatttatatattttttaaatgtgctccttttaaatttttaatttcttttacaaGGAAACAGAACCGCCACCTAAAGAAGAGTGAATGCAGATTTACTTCATTTAAGCTCTAGTTTCATATTTATATCATTTGGTTTatgtctaattttgagtgttagattatgtattattatgtaatttcatcatttttgatttctcttaaaaaataatgtcaaaactttcattattttatttgttttgcgaGTGAATGTCTTCCAACTTTTTAcgttaattttatttgattttttgctACAATacaattcataaaatttatattattttaaccccatttttagaaaaaaactaaattacaatttgtattttattaaactgCCTTAAATCGTTTAACctcaaatgtatttattttaataatcacTTATTATAAcatatgattatttttattttcttcatacATACAAATCTCACAAAATGTTTCCCAAAGCtttataaagtaaaagaaaaactttatgaatattttattaccaTGTAAAATCCTTCCATAATAACTAATAACATACGGAAAACAAGAGGCAGGCAGTcgcaaataaacaaacaaatatacttacatatttcaacaaaatattacaaatactaAGCGGCTGAAAAATTTCTCATATGAATTTGATTggatttttattcattttcttaacatttatttGGCAACACATGTAGAAGAGaatattagtattttatttGGCCATACAGATCAATATAACGCAATTATGGGTGGGTGTGGGAAATGTAGTTGCAAAGTGGCAAAAAGGAaatcattattatatttaaggagtttattaaacattattatggATGTAAGTCGTTTAAGCTATTTTAAAATCGATAATATATTAtagttttgtaataataaaattggttaaacatctttttttattttatatgactTTATTGGTGTTTGATATTTTGTTCAGCTATTTCTTCATTTATGTGTTTGCGATTTTCCAGTAGAAAAACTAATCATATTCAACATCTGCTGTTGTTGCTACTGATGAGATTTCATATTGATGCtaagaaattttattgacaCTGTATATTTTGGGTTGTAATGtcatcaaaataaataatctaaatatacacacaaacataaatGTATGCATGAAGTTATATTCTTTATTGTAATATAGTAAGTAATCATCTAGATGTTATTATAAAGATTATTTCAAAAGGGGATGgtaatacaaaagaaaacttaaaaaaatcaaaaccttGAGATTTAGTTAGACGTTTCTTattcttttataaagaaatccGAATCTGACCTCTgaatttctccatcacatctgggatTTGAGATATTGTGTCCTGAAAGTCACATGAAGATATATCGATGAGGAAAGAAAATGTTtgagattttattattttaaagctaaCAGAAGGGACTTTCATATATTAACTCTATAAATAAAGTTGTCTCCGAGTAGTAATGACGTCAAACTTCAAGACACATTATCTTAAATCCCGAATTTGATGAAGAAATTCTAAATCCAGATTCggatttctttataaaagtataatttgGTCTTaaggttaaaaaataatattctagaaaaattctctaacaaaaaaaaaaaaaaaaaatagagattgCTCTAAATAGTATTAAATAGTATAAGATTATTTCCaagatattttatatatgaaccAGAAAGTGTTCCAGAATTTCTCATCATCATATTTATTTCCAACTTAACATCAGTTTATTagttaattgtataaaattgagacaaaattcgaaaaatatgattaatttttcaaaaatttcatttttccaaATTCTGTAAAACTCGAACCTTAATAAgcgaaaacttttgttaaagtCTAATTCAAAAGATCTCAGGCTAATTTATCTTgggtatttaatttaaacaaattttaactccTCCTATTACAATACCCTTTAATATAtgtagtatttttatatttatacataatataCATTGTATATTAAGTCATCAATGTCAGCTGCTGTGGTTTTGTATTCTATTGTATTTGTTATGCATGTCTTGTAGTTACTAAAAAAAGCAgataccaaaaataaaaatacaaaaaaattattcaaatattgtaatttaatgttttttgatgTTTATAACTAAATTGCACATATTTTCTGATTATTGAGAAGAATATGTTTTCTTTCATTATAAAATGATGTTGACTTCAATCAGACTTTATTGGGTTCAATTTGTTTTCTTGATTTGTTAAAGTAAATTGTATGTGGGATGAATAGTCTATTAGAGTATGTAGccttataatattattttattgaaactaaattattaaaagttgtaAAAGTGAGTTTTGTGTTTCAAAATCTCaatgtttgaaaaattgttttatgttattaaagGCATATCTTGACTTTTTTAGattatattaatgtttttttattttaaaaattattttttttaaataaattttttcagaatatagttttcaaaaattttacgccaaatattaaaaacgttttttttatcaaaataaatgtgtCAAGTAAATTTTGCACCTATTATCAAAATGAtaatatcaattaaaataataactttttttaaatatttaaaaatctttattcaTTAACTTATAAATCAAACTAAACTGTTTGgtcaacaatttattaaaaattacgtaAGTTGataattaatacaattaaattattagttgaaaattttcaatggaaaagtgtccagaaaatatttttagtcaatgaaaaaaataattgaatccATAACTTTTTCTGTGTTTAGACTGTTCTACAAGTTCATGTTTGGATGTTGTTTAACTTCactaataaatttcttaaaaaaaatttgtactccatatttattaaaaagtttcctttttcatatattatgtaaagaacttttcaatgtaaaaatCTCggcttaaaacatatttttagtttcCCTAGTGATAACATTAAAAATTGTGATCTTCATCAGATAATGAATTGGGACTTATTTAACTAGATGTTAGTAAGAGTAAGGTCGTGGAGTGGTTACGATTGGAAAGATATTTTCACCACATTACGTTTGAATCTAGagcatcaaaaaattaaaactatttaagaaaGTTAACCTAGCCAGACTTTTATTTAAGATTACACTCAacttaatttatgtatttattacaCAATTCAATaacataaatcaaaatatttaattacttttgatttgttgaaacatatttaaacttGGTTTACTTGTAAAAGtgagaacaaaaaacaaaatcaaaataagaAGAAGTTTTTGTTGGCAATAATCTTGGCAATCATCAATTTAATTCCACAAAATCGTATACAAATCTGTATGCAGCTATGTATTTAACTGTGCAGGTAGGTGTGTAGATTTCATTGAAATGATTTTTCAATCATGTTCAATTTACAATCCACTGCTATttcatttcaaacaaattttccgCAAATTCACTATATATGACCTTAGAAAATGTCtttcttttgtttgtatttttggcTTGAATACGTTTGTTTGGATGATTTCAAtgggatttaaaaaaatattggcttaaaatcaaaatgaaaaattttttgttaccaGGATTTTTCCAATTGGTTGCCTgccttcattttatttttggcaCTTAATTAAcatttgactatttttttaacgcaattgttttagttttttttcactgGCTTTAAAACAGTTGTtggatttttcaattatttatttagttttttgagtttttagttttttttaatgaaaaaaaatatatgtatttttttgttaaataaattgtattgtatttatttgcGTTCTCGTTAAATTTGCTTGTACCCGTTTATtacatatacttttttatttctttacttatttatttgtttacggACAATGATTGTGTACAGTTGTATTTGTATTGCATATCTGTGTGCGTATGAGTATTTGCGAAAAGTCTGTGtgagtttatgttttatttgcttttatttgtaGTTGACATTGTTGttgcagtatttttttttgcatttgtttttatattcctCTTGCCAGTTCAATttgatttattgtaaattttcaatacaagtTGTAAATTGAAATGTTAACAATTGCAATGAGTTGCAGTTCAATATGTTTTTACTTGACCACAGTCgcaaacaaaaaactacatacatataaacaacaaaaaaaaaaaaaaaaataaaataaaaaaaaaactgataaagCCGCCAATTTGTAGTATGTGGCTAACATATAAATTTGTGGCAAGCGGATTTGTTGCACTAGATTAAACAGATCACTATGGCAGAGCATACTAGATGAGggtttatttacataaattgattGTAATGTTTGCAAATACTTACacagtaaaaatgttaaattaattggtttttataaaagtatctatagaaagaaattgttgtatttttgcttatattataccctacaccactatagtagggagggttgttctgatgtttttaacatacaaaaatattggtccaatacccacctttaagtataccgatcgattcagaatcattttttgagtcgattaagacatgtccgtctgtccggctggctggctgtccatgtaaaccttgtgcgcaaggtacaggccgcaattttcaagataatttgatgaaatttggaccaagcatgtttttggcacagggacgaagcctattgaaaatggttgaaataggttcattattttacctagcccccatacaaccgtacctcccgattcgAACTTttttgccataattacgtcaaatattctactatctctctaaaaattggcacaaataagttttatataagtatatatgacactgcagattttcgtaaggatcggcacttatttgaccctagcccccatacaaaccccccttaaaaaaatgtcttaaacgtctaaaattgacttctaaccatttgtatcgcaatgaaactcaacaaaactaactgttatttaaaaatatatccttttcccaaatttaccgaggatcggcctatataaagcctcatttagaaattttagtttttttttcaataaattgcttaaatattttggatttatggtaatattcaacataaaagtttctttataaaaataaaaatgttaaaaatatactcatggtgtacggtattatatggtcggccatgcccgactatactttcctacttgttatgaGTTAATTATTACttcttttatgtatgtatattagagacTACTAAAAGTTTCataaatttacgataaatataagtttataataaatactgcttttacaataaaattttatcagaaTTCAACGGGCAGGTAGACTGACGTGGCTAAATCGTTTTCGCTATGATTACTATGTTTACCTGTCTGTccgtatgtatgttaaaatcaaatttcagaACACTGTATACATTTGCAAAAtccatattaaaaatatttctatacgtTGCTTTATCATtctatattagttttttttggaaactgcTATTTCATCTTTGATCTTTTCTTTTGATTAGGGATTAACATGATCGAAAATTATTAGAAACgattcaaaatttcatatagcAGTCATAACAATTTACGTActttcaaaaaaagaacttatGGTTACCAAATCCCTCAAAGATATCGTTATTACTTCAAAATATTGCCCAGATAAATCAAATATCAAACTGTTCAAGGTACCCACTGGAAAATCAATTAACCAACATAGttcattaataaataacataaaatttaaatttaaccaaaCGGCCCATAATTGTTCATAGCTTCTTCTATATCCATTCCCTTTCTGAAAATCTCTGATATTAATGTCGGTATATATTTCATATCATTCTGTGTCATTTTTTAGAATTAGtccattatttgtttattacttaCCCTATGTTTATAAGAGCTTAATAAAGATATTGATGGTTTATTATAGGAATATTATATGGAAAAtatgcgtaataaacctaaaatataaatttttataaatatttgacttACTAGCACAttaacttgatttttttaactatatgacattttctgtaaaattttataaattacttttttatttttatttattttgtttttaataatttgtaaaaaatctaaaaaaacaatGTCGAGCAAATCTCAATGTTCAAGTATTTCGGTCCagaatttaacacaaaattccaaattagagaaaaaattaCGATTCAATGAAGAAAACATACAGCAAACACATCATCCAGTTCAAAAGGATTATGGATTTATTGCTATCCCTGAAGCTAAAACACCATTTCCTAGGCATGGTGATCCCATATCAGCCGAAGATTTGCGTAAACGTTTACAAGAATCACTGGATCGTGCTAATCGTATGATGCTCAATGATAATACTGATGACGAACGTAGCTTTAATATGGATGAACTGCAAACACCATTAACAAGTTTAGATTTCGAAGACCAAGAACGTAGACGATCTGAATTCTATAAAAAACGTAAGAAATTTTATCAATCTGAATATATTATAGCGCAACAAAAATCAATGAGTACAGAAATGCCACAACCTGGTCCGTCTATAGGAGAGAATTGGCGTATTGTGAACAATGATGGAAACTATTCTTTGCCGTCaacttttaattcttttataagTAATAATCGTCAGTCTACGGTAAATTATGAAACACTGCGTGAAATTGCCGAACAAATGTCTAGTTCAAGTGAACAATTTATTTAGTTGCTCATATTAAAGTATTTACTTTAGATGTATCTATAACAGAcgaatttatatttaacttaatCACTTTCATTTATAAGTATATACCAGGAAATATTATATGCCAGACACGTTTAACtttatctatagaaattattaattaaattcgcaaatcatagaaaaaatattttgaatgtaatACCACAgagtgtaaaaaaatatttcatacaaaaagcTTTGTATTGTTATGTTGAAATTAAcattggttttttttttgtattttttaataaaattgatatgtagtttacaagtatttttaaggaaaacttATATTGGaatcattcaaaattttttacttttttctaattttacataatatttataattggtAACAATGACGAAACTAAtaagtttaaagaaatatatatttattttaaggaaattaaaatgatGATTTTTAGGATTAACGTCActtacgtcaaatatttgataggtgtaaACGTACCTTTAGATTGTAAGACGACCAATTTATATTTCTGTCTGTCAGTTCAGATCACAATAAAGTCCGTTTCTGGACATAATTACGGGACATTTTTTGCCTACACTGAAAAAacccatgcctaatatatacgaaaaatgtcgtacattgtacgaatcgttcgttgtttcgcaccacgaaattctttcgtaatatatacaaaattgtaggaaatattttagtataatgcaaaatattcttgaaaaaattaatttacaaaaattgaaaaaaggaattttaaataaatatggtaaaatttacgaaatattaatttattcaaatatttttgttcattttaaaaacaaatttctaattttagttatttaatcataatataattaatatcattttgtttaatttcgctaaaatttaagaaaaaaatattacgaaaggttttcgtattttcgtaaaaatagaaaagggttttattaaataatatttcgtattatacacgaaatttttgtaaatattacgaaaataaaaattacggaatttttttcgtaaagttgagcatggattattttcagtgtatgttTCCTTTCAATATTAGACCTATTGATGtattaaataatatgtaaatcggtaaaattttttatatatcgtAAAAGcaaatttgtataattattgTTAGTAAACCTAGGTGTAAAAATGGGCTTGGTTCCGATAAAGTCTAATAGTATTTgcttttaaaacatgtttttataaaatcaacttataataaaattttaaattcttgtctatggaaaaacacattttacactgtatataaaaaaatatattttttttataatcaccatagtacatatttgttttttgtttacagCTTTTGTTTTGATATCTTAATAAAAATCCATAATAAGAAAAACCataaagaacaaataaaataactatGCGTATGAATGTCTATgatatttttctcaaaatctATTGTTAGTTACTGGCAGATGAACTTTTAAACCCTATAGCAACAGTTAAACTATCAAATACACACCGAGTTTGAATTTGCTGTATTTATtctgcaaaaataatttttgtatataataacaaataaacacgtgtatacactgaaagaaacattaaattatttttaatttttttatgatgtttttaaaattttattctatttcatgggtttgtttttcttcagtaagaatatttattgatatCAAAAGCATATTAACGTTTTCAGCAATTTTCACAGTGTATTAAAATATACACTttcttcttaaatatttatttaggcATTAGCATTGTCTGTAGTGTTTGACTATTATATTTCTCTTATTATGATCTCAGCTAAGGGAGCATCTAAATTATGGAATAGTTTGCTCAAGTAATTAACTtacttatttcatatttaatatattctacATTTTGTGTAGAAACAttggtgtatgtatgtatatttatgtatctGCTAGTAAAAATCTATAAAGAAATTCCACTCACGTAACGACAAAGAAAAACAGATtttcatatttcaaataaataataatcataatttcACAGCAGGTAAACAGAAAATCAAAAACAACTTCAAATCATATAAATGAGGTAGGGGGAAAATCCACCCCTTATacgaaaacaatttcaattgaaTAATAAAGGAAATTCTTGTTTAATCTTCAAAGTAACTGGTAAAAGTGTTAAGAAAGAAAAGagtttattaataaactttctttagtttaacaatttcaaccaaaaaaaaaaaaaaaaacagatttaatagcaaaattttaaaagtatttttaaatgaaatgaaagatacaaaaaaaataaaaatattacaaaatttccacAAACATGTGTTACTTAAACATTTGAAATGCATACttgcacacatacacacactgtATAATAATGCCAAACATATGagcttacatatacatatatacattgtaCTAGTGATCTGCATGTGTATGTGTACAATTATTACAATCTGTTATGTATGTGTGAAAATCCTATGCAGAACAgtttatataaaacatgttcAAAGGCATGTTGCACTTTTATATTAGCGAAgggtaaaatatgtttataccaACAATTTTTCACGATTTACATTTAAAGTTAAAGAtgacaataataaattttatatattgaatATTGCTGACAAGTCTTTAATGATTACAATGGAGTTATTAAATAACTCCTTAAAACAGATatgaaataacttttttaatttggagACAGAATTTATAGCGAAGCCGTTATATAAAAAAGAGGAAATATCCTTGAGCCAGGCCTGCTATCtattttttggattattttaatttttaattttcagaaattatttttaattaaataactgtccattttaaatgcaaaataatacattaaaaagaaaattaaattcataattcgtatatatttataatataattcgAAATAAGCATCTAAATAATATAAAGCTGTTTGGTTTTAATGACGGCTGCAGCTTCATGGAGTTCAATGGTTAGTAAATAAAGTTTGTAAATCAAAAATGACACGGTTGTGTTACAGGTAGAAATGATTGCTTCGTAGCATATTACGATAGCTTTGTCATTAGGATAAACAATGTCATTGGTCTAAGGACCTTAAGAAATTATTACTGCccatacatatgtactatatAGGGTCAATTAGGATCACAATATGTTGAAAGATGATGCTTCAAGAACATTTTAAGATTAATTctaattaaatgttaacaatcaCTATGATATTCTttgaatattaaacaattaaatacttTATCCTCAAACTAATagattccaaaaatatataaatgtatgtgtatattattttaggtacatatatgtatgtgaatttAAGTATGAAAACAGATTGCTTTGCCAGAAGCTTGTGTAAGGAATTCCGGTTTAGGGAGTATGAGTTTCTGTTAAAGAACAATGAGTGTGAGTTAGTAAAGAAGTCTCACcaatatattcatatgtattgACTTCATATAGTAAAAGCAACAGCTGTTGAACTAATGGTATTCAAGAATACACTAACACAAATATTCAAACTTACACTTTTACTCATCACGCACAtatgcaaacatacatatatacaaatacataatataAATGTGTGCAATTGCAcacaacataaacatttaacaattgAATGCTGACCACTACATGAACtaccacaacaacaaaaccatTGACCATAGTGGGAAACAGACATTACAACCACAcagctatacatacatataaacatataaactcacacaaatattttaaaacacttgCACTCACTTATGCTTTGCTATTGAATGACCGGCTATTCTCACATACTTATGTACGATTATTTCAAAACTCATCCTCACACAAATTGTGGCCAAGAGTACGACCGACCagcaaatagcaaaaaaaatattaaaaactatatgtATATCAGAAAGAACCTTTGGGCGTTTAGGcgtaaattatacttttttacttttaaccatttaaaagtaaaaaggcCAAACCAGTGCTCTGGCAATCATGGTGATGTTAAAGTGCC
This genomic window contains:
- the LOC111674821 gene encoding uncharacterized protein LOC111674821 isoform X2; protein product: MSSKSQCSSISVQNLTQNSKLEKKLRFNEENIQQTHHPVQKDYGFIAIPEAKTPFPRHGDPISAEDLRKRLQESLDRANRMMLNDNTDDERSFNMDELQTPLTSLDFEDQERRRSEFYKKPFVLIS
- the LOC111674821 gene encoding uncharacterized protein LOC111674821 isoform X1; translation: MSSKSQCSSISVQNLTQNSKLEKKLRFNEENIQQTHHPVQKDYGFIAIPEAKTPFPRHGDPISAEDLRKRLQESLDRANRMMLNDNTDDERSFNMDELQTPLTSLDFEDQERRRSEFYKKRKKFYQSEYIIAQQKSMSTEMPQPGPSIGENWRIVNNDGNYSLPSTFNSFISNNRQSTVNYETLREIAEQMSSSSEQFI